Proteins found in one Aerosakkonema funiforme FACHB-1375 genomic segment:
- the ntrB gene encoding nitrate ABC transporter permease: MTTLQRRPSSAAQNKWLAQLQKRFPDLLPPIAAITIFLIVWQLFSWLPGATLPGPIKVVTDTRILILYPFYDLGGTNKGLFWQILASLQRVAVSYILAAVVGISLGILVGTNKTVSKALDPIFQLLRTVPPLAWVPISLAALRQNEPAALFVIFITAIWPILINTAVGVKQIPQDYNNVAKVLQLNRKQYFLNILIPATLPYIFTGLRIAIGLAWLAIIAAEIVMSGIVGIGFFIWEAYQNNAISEVIIALVYIGVVGLLLDKFMLWLESVIIAQGQK, translated from the coding sequence ATGACAACTTTGCAAAGACGTCCAAGCTCTGCCGCTCAGAATAAATGGTTGGCTCAACTACAAAAACGATTTCCCGATTTGCTCCCTCCGATTGCCGCCATTACTATTTTCTTAATCGTTTGGCAGTTGTTTTCTTGGCTTCCGGGCGCAACCCTACCAGGGCCTATTAAAGTCGTTACAGACACCAGGATTTTGATTTTATACCCGTTTTACGATTTAGGCGGAACAAATAAAGGTCTATTCTGGCAAATTCTCGCTAGCTTGCAACGGGTTGCGGTTAGCTACATCTTGGCTGCCGTTGTTGGCATTAGCTTGGGCATTTTAGTAGGAACGAATAAAACTGTTTCCAAAGCTTTAGACCCGATTTTTCAACTATTGCGGACAGTACCGCCTTTGGCTTGGGTTCCCATTTCGTTAGCAGCTTTGCGACAAAACGAGCCTGCTGCTTTGTTTGTGATTTTTATCACGGCAATCTGGCCTATCTTGATCAATACAGCCGTGGGCGTGAAACAAATTCCTCAAGATTACAATAACGTTGCCAAAGTTCTGCAACTGAACCGCAAACAGTATTTCTTGAATATCCTCATTCCCGCTACACTTCCCTACATTTTCACAGGCTTGAGGATTGCGATCGGTCTAGCTTGGTTAGCGATTATTGCGGCAGAAATTGTGATGTCCGGCATTGTGGGAATTGGCTTCTTTATCTGGGAAGCATATCAAAATAACGCCATCAGCGAAGTAATTATAGCCCTGGTTTATATCGGTGTGGTGGGCTTACTGCTCGACAAATTTATGCTGTGGCTGGAATCGGTAATTATCGCCCAAGGACAGAAATAA